In a single window of the Candidatus Tisiphia endosymbiont of Nemotelus nigrinus genome:
- the rplX gene encoding 50S ribosomal protein L24, translating into MIKLKIKKGDEVIVITGKNKGKRGKVLKVFPEQNRAIVSGVNIARKHVKPSKTSEGGIVSKELSIDISNVAHIDPKTGNPTKIAFKFLEDGSKVRVAKKSGEIISKEGK; encoded by the coding sequence ATGATTAAGTTAAAGATCAAGAAAGGTGATGAAGTTATTGTTATTACCGGAAAAAATAAGGGAAAAAGGGGTAAAGTATTAAAAGTTTTCCCAGAGCAGAATAGAGCTATTGTCTCAGGTGTGAATATTGCTCGCAAGCATGTTAAGCCAAGTAAAACAAGTGAAGGTGGCATAGTGTCAAAGGAATTATCAATAGATATTTCCAATGTTGCTCATATAGATCCTAAGACAGGTAACCCTACAAAAATTGCTTTTAAATTTTTAGAAGATGGTTCTAAAGTAAGAGTAGCTAAAAAATCTGGTGAAATTATCAGTAAGGAAGGTAAATAA
- the rpmC gene encoding 50S ribosomal protein L29 produces MNNLRLSTKELVGQTVEELHKKRILFKKELFNLRFQRTLGELENTSRFSFVKKTIARINTELTIRSKTGE; encoded by the coding sequence ATGAATAATTTGAGGTTATCTACAAAGGAATTAGTTGGACAGACTGTGGAAGAACTTCACAAAAAGAGAATTTTGTTTAAAAAAGAACTTTTTAATTTAAGATTTCAAAGAACGTTAGGTGAATTAGAAAATACTAGTAGGTTTTCTTTTGTAAAAAAAACAATAGCTCGTATTAATACAGAGTTAACCATAAGATCAAAAACTGGAGAATAG
- the rplQ gene encoding 50S ribosomal protein L17, whose protein sequence is MRHKIKGRKLNRTSSHRQAMFANMAVALVMNEQIKTTLPKAKELRPYIEVLVTKAKKSDLAARRMVLAKIKDKVATEKLISVLGKRYSERSGGYTRIIKAGYRHGDMASVAYIEFVDRDVNSKGCMTPKVESHEHEEQN, encoded by the coding sequence ATGCGACATAAAATTAAGGGTAGAAAACTCAATAGGACGAGTAGTCATAGACAAGCAATGTTTGCTAATATGGCTGTGGCGCTTGTAATGAATGAGCAAATAAAAACTACTTTACCTAAAGCTAAAGAGCTTAGACCTTATATTGAGGTGTTAGTAACTAAAGCTAAGAAATCTGATTTAGCGGCTAGAAGAATGGTGCTTGCTAAAATTAAAGATAAAGTGGCAACTGAAAAACTTATTAGCGTTTTAGGCAAAAGATATAGTGAGCGTTCAGGTGGATATACTAGAATAATAAAGGCTGGATATCGTCATGGGGATATGGCATCAGTGGCTTATATTGAGTTCGTTGATAGAGATGTAAATAGTAAGGGCTGTATGACCCCAAAAGTAGAAAGTCATGAGCATGAAGAACAAAATTAA
- the rplE gene encoding 50S ribosomal protein L5 codes for MFRFKDLYGKEIVPSLQKKFAYDNKHQIPKVIKIVVNMGVGETVADSKIINNAVNDLTLISGQKPLITEAKKSIATFKLREGMKVGCKVTLRKDRMYDFLERLVLVALPRIKEFRGFSSKSFDGRGNFTFGVKEQIVFPEINYDKIDVIRGMDITIVTSATNNEEGKLLLSGFNLPFYN; via the coding sequence TTGTTCAGGTTTAAAGATTTATATGGTAAAGAGATTGTACCAAGTTTACAGAAAAAGTTTGCCTATGATAATAAACATCAGATACCTAAGGTTATAAAAATTGTTGTTAATATGGGAGTTGGTGAAACGGTTGCTGATTCTAAGATAATTAATAATGCTGTCAATGATCTAACTTTAATTTCAGGGCAAAAGCCTTTAATAACTGAGGCCAAGAAGTCTATTGCTACTTTTAAACTTCGTGAAGGTATGAAAGTTGGTTGTAAAGTTACTTTGCGTAAAGATAGAATGTATGATTTTCTTGAGAGGTTAGTGCTTGTTGCTCTACCGCGTATAAAAGAGTTTAGAGGTTTCTCAAGTAAAAGTTTTGATGGTAGGGGTAATTTTACTTTTGGTGTAAAAGAACAGATTGTTTTCCCAGAAATTAATTACGACAAGATAGATGTAATTCGTGGTATGGATATCACGATTGTTACAAGTGCTACAAATAATGAAGAAGGTAAATTACTACTTTCAGGCTTTAATTTGCCTTTTTATAATTAA
- the rpsN gene encoding 30S ribosomal protein S14 has protein sequence MAKVSSIKKNNRRRKMAQSLYNKRAKLRDKIYDKTLSLEERFSLVMVLAKLPRNSAMNRVRNRCELTGRSRGVYSKFGLSRNKLRELGSKGLVPGLIKASW, from the coding sequence ATGGCTAAAGTAAGTTCTATAAAAAAGAATAATAGAAGAAGAAAGATGGCACAAAGTTTGTATAATAAGCGTGCTAAGTTAAGAGATAAGATTTATGATAAAACTTTATCTTTAGAAGAGAGGTTTTCGCTAGTTATGGTTCTAGCTAAGTTACCTAGGAATTCGGCTATGAATAGAGTTCGAAATAGGTGTGAACTGACTGGACGTTCAAGAGGGGTGTACAGTAAATTTGGTTTATCAAGAAATAAGTTGAGAGAGCTTGGTAGTAAGGGATTGGTTCCTGGTTTAATTAAAGCAAGTTGGTAA
- the rpsM gene encoding 30S ribosomal protein S13: MARIASVNIPANKRLVVSLTYIYGLGSSAAGKICQKSGISESKRVKDLNDQELIVLRNIIEKEYKVEGDLRREVTLNIKKKKDIRSYQGLRHIRKLPVRGQNTHSNARTRKGKAVAIAGKKKVTK, from the coding sequence GTGGCAAGAATAGCGAGTGTTAACATTCCAGCAAACAAAAGATTAGTAGTGAGTTTAACATATATTTATGGACTTGGTTCTTCTGCTGCAGGAAAGATTTGTCAGAAAAGTGGAATATCTGAGAGTAAAAGGGTTAAAGACTTAAATGATCAAGAACTTATTGTTTTACGTAATATTATTGAAAAAGAATATAAAGTAGAAGGTGATTTAAGAAGAGAAGTAACTCTTAACATCAAGAAGAAAAAGGATATTAGAAGTTACCAAGGTCTTAGACATATAAGAAAATTGCCTGTGCGAGGACAAAATACTCATTCTAATGCTAGAACAAGAAAAGGCAAAGCTGTTGCGATTGCCGGTAAGAAAAAAGTTACAAAGTAA
- the rplR gene encoding 50S ribosomal protein L18, which yields MRSSKLKFETRKVRVRSKISKVSNRIRLSVFKSGKHIYAQVIDDKQSITIASASTLDKEIRQLKKSNCNVGTATKVGELIGERASLKGVQEVVFDKGGYKYHGVVKALADAARKKMNF from the coding sequence ATGCGTAGTTCAAAGTTAAAATTTGAGACAAGAAAGGTTAGAGTAAGGTCTAAGATATCAAAGGTATCAAACAGAATAAGATTATCTGTTTTTAAGTCTGGAAAGCATATATATGCACAAGTTATAGATGATAAACAATCAATAACTATTGCTTCTGCTTCAACCTTGGATAAAGAAATTAGACAGTTAAAAAAATCCAACTGTAATGTTGGTACAGCCACAAAAGTAGGCGAGTTAATAGGGGAGAGAGCCTCGCTTAAAGGAGTACAAGAAGTTGTATTCGATAAGGGGGGGTATAAATATCATGGTGTTGTTAAGGCATTGGCTGATGCAGCAAGAAAGAAAATGAATTTTTAA
- the rplP gene encoding 50S ribosomal protein L16, with amino-acid sequence MLAPKKQKFRKAHKGRVSSKAKSGTMLAFGSFGLKSLDGLRVTARQIEAARKAAVRCMKRQGRLWIKIFPDLPVSKKPAEVRMGKGKGSTEFFAVRVSPGRIMFEIEGVTDDVATRALELASAKLPVRTKIVRRYE; translated from the coding sequence ATGTTAGCTCCAAAAAAACAAAAATTTAGAAAAGCACATAAGGGGCGAGTCTCCTCAAAGGCGAAATCTGGTACTATGCTGGCTTTTGGTTCCTTTGGCTTGAAATCGTTAGATGGTTTAAGGGTTACTGCAAGGCAAATAGAGGCAGCAAGAAAGGCGGCTGTTCGTTGTATGAAAAGGCAGGGTAGACTATGGATTAAGATTTTTCCTGATTTGCCTGTATCAAAAAAGCCTGCGGAAGTTAGAATGGGTAAGGGGAAAGGATCTACTGAATTTTTTGCAGTAAGGGTATCACCTGGCAGAATTATGTTTGAAATTGAAGGGGTTACAGATGATGTAGCTACTAGGGCTCTTGAACTTGCTAGTGCAAAGTTGCCTGTAAGAACAAAGATAGTGAGGCGTTATGAATAA
- the rpmD gene encoding 50S ribosomal protein L30: MNDAKVKVTQIGSTIGRKYDQEETLIGLGLNKMHKSVILKDTSSIRGMIKKVQHLLKVENIN; encoded by the coding sequence ATGAATGATGCAAAGGTTAAAGTTACCCAAATTGGTAGTACTATAGGCCGTAAATATGATCAGGAAGAAACCTTGATAGGCTTAGGTTTAAATAAGATGCATAAATCTGTTATTTTAAAAGATACCAGCTCTATTAGAGGGATGATCAAGAAGGTACAACATTTGTTAAAAGTAGAAAATATAAATTAG
- the rpsH gene encoding 30S ribosomal protein S8, with the protein MSMTDNIADMLTRIRNGQNSKLMSISLPSSKIKCAILDVLKKEGYIKEYTVVKNGNISHIEVDLKYSVNGKPAICEINRVSKPGKRIYSSIDKLKGYYNNMGIYILSTSRGVLSDREAHSQKIGGEVICKVF; encoded by the coding sequence ATGTCAATGACAGATAATATAGCAGATATGCTGACTAGAATTAGAAATGGTCAAAATAGTAAATTGATGAGTATATCTTTACCTTCTTCAAAAATAAAATGTGCCATTTTGGATGTTTTAAAAAAGGAAGGTTATATTAAAGAATATACAGTTGTTAAGAATGGTAATATAAGTCACATTGAGGTAGATTTAAAATATTCCGTTAATGGGAAACCTGCTATATGCGAAATAAATAGGGTTTCAAAACCAGGTAAGAGGATTTATTCTTCCATTGATAAACTAAAAGGATATTATAACAATATGGGGATTTATATTCTTTCTACTTCTAGAGGAGTGTTATCTGATAGAGAAGCACATAGCCAAAAGATTGGCGGTGAAGTAATTTGTAAAGTGTTTTAA
- the rplN gene encoding 50S ribosomal protein L14, giving the protein MIQMQSILNVADNSGAKKVMCIKVLGGSHHMIANLADVIVVSIKEALPNGKVKKGDVHRALLVRTKKGVRRADGSTIKFDSNAVVLLNKQGEPIGTRVFGPVTRELRTKRFVKIMSLAEEVL; this is encoded by the coding sequence ATGATTCAGATGCAGAGCATCTTAAATGTTGCAGATAATTCTGGTGCTAAAAAGGTTATGTGTATTAAAGTGCTTGGTGGTTCCCATCACATGATAGCAAATCTTGCGGATGTAATTGTGGTATCTATAAAAGAAGCGTTGCCAAATGGTAAAGTAAAAAAGGGTGATGTGCATAGAGCTCTACTTGTCAGAACAAAAAAAGGTGTTAGAAGAGCGGATGGTAGTACAATTAAGTTTGATTCCAATGCGGTGGTACTTTTAAACAAGCAGGGAGAGCCAATAGGTACAAGGGTTTTTGGTCCTGTAACTAGAGAATTAAGGACAAAAAGATTCGTTAAGATTATGTCGCTGGCAGAAGAGGTATTGTAA
- the rplO gene encoding 50S ribosomal protein L15, with protein MKLNELSNNFGAKRDKKRVGRGIGSGKGKTCGRGVKGQKSRSGVAIKGFEGGQMPMIKRLPKRGFNCPNSKKYNVVNIADIEFLISESRLSSTEVITKEKLVEVGLIKNSNLLVKLLSVSSGEFNSPLSFQLDAYSASAKKIIEQVGGQIL; from the coding sequence ATGAAGTTAAATGAGTTATCTAACAATTTTGGTGCCAAGAGAGATAAAAAAAGGGTAGGGCGCGGTATTGGTAGCGGTAAAGGTAAAACATGTGGTAGAGGTGTTAAGGGGCAAAAATCTAGATCTGGTGTAGCTATCAAAGGTTTTGAAGGTGGGCAGATGCCAATGATTAAAAGGTTACCAAAGAGAGGGTTTAATTGTCCTAATTCTAAGAAATATAATGTAGTGAATATTGCTGATATAGAGTTTTTAATATCAGAAAGTCGTTTGAGTTCAACGGAAGTTATAACAAAAGAGAAATTAGTTGAAGTAGGGTTAATTAAGAATAGTAATTTATTGGTTAAGTTATTATCTGTTAGCAGCGGTGAATTTAATAGTCCCTTATCGTTTCAGTTAGATGCTTATTCGGCATCTGCTAAAAAGATAATTGAACAGGTTGGTGGTCAAATATTGTAA
- a CDS encoding adenylate kinase: MIIVLIGTPGSGKGTQGQLLAKKLKLPHVSTGDIFRQMVKVNNEEGLLIQEYMAQGKLVPYKLVNNVVKKFLTQDMYKNGYVLDGYPRNLEQASFLREFANQKIKVVFFDIDDQVIIKRVLGRFSCADCKQIYNSYFIKPKIDNICDVCGSDRFIHRQDDDEQTIRHRIEEYKIETYPLLSYYRDNSEFYVVDANKGKQEVECVLDKMLEII, encoded by the coding sequence GTGATTATAGTGCTTATAGGAACTCCTGGCTCAGGTAAGGGAACTCAAGGGCAGTTATTGGCAAAAAAGTTAAAATTACCTCATGTGTCTACTGGTGATATATTTAGACAAATGGTAAAGGTCAATAACGAAGAGGGGTTGTTAATTCAAGAATATATGGCACAAGGAAAGCTTGTACCTTATAAATTGGTAAATAATGTAGTTAAAAAGTTTTTAACTCAAGATATGTATAAAAATGGTTATGTTCTAGATGGTTACCCCCGTAATTTAGAGCAAGCTAGTTTTCTTAGAGAATTTGCTAACCAAAAGATTAAAGTGGTATTTTTTGACATAGATGATCAAGTAATTATCAAGAGGGTTTTAGGTAGATTTAGTTGTGCAGATTGTAAACAAATTTATAATAGTTACTTTATTAAACCTAAGATTGATAATATCTGTGATGTTTGTGGATCAGATAGGTTCATTCATCGACAAGATGATGATGAACAGACTATTAGACATAGAATAGAAGAATATAAGATAGAAACTTATCCGTTGCTTAGCTATTATAGGGATAATAGTGAGTTCTATGTTGTTGATGCAAATAAGGGTAAGCAAGAAGTAGAATGTGTTTTAGATAAAATGTTAGAAATTATTTGA
- the rplF gene encoding 50S ribosomal protein L6 yields the protein MSRVGKLPVPVPEGVKVELDGLKVNVVGPKGEMTKTFAGSIAISLQDNQLFVKPLAETKGARSMWGTARSIINGMIKGVNEGFTEELEVNGVGYKALVKDKYLNLMLAKSHNTKIEIPQNIKVTAPKQNQIILQSVDKEKLGQFISIIIKQRPPEPYNGKGIKRKGQYVQRKEGKKN from the coding sequence ATGTCACGTGTTGGAAAATTGCCAGTCCCTGTACCTGAAGGGGTAAAAGTTGAGCTTGATGGTTTGAAAGTTAATGTTGTCGGTCCTAAGGGAGAAATGACAAAGACTTTTGCAGGGAGTATAGCAATTTCATTGCAAGATAATCAGCTTTTTGTCAAGCCATTAGCAGAGACTAAAGGTGCTAGATCCATGTGGGGTACAGCACGGAGTATAATAAATGGTATGATAAAAGGTGTTAATGAAGGTTTTACAGAAGAGCTGGAAGTTAATGGTGTTGGTTATAAGGCTTTGGTGAAAGATAAATACTTAAACTTGATGCTTGCTAAAAGTCATAATACTAAAATAGAAATACCTCAAAATATAAAAGTTACCGCTCCTAAACAAAATCAGATTATATTGCAAAGTGTTGACAAAGAAAAATTAGGTCAGTTTATATCAATTATTATAAAACAGAGACCACCTGAGCCATATAATGGCAAAGGTATTAAACGCAAAGGTCAATATGTTCAAAGAAAAGAAGGGAAGAAAAACTAA
- the rpsT gene encoding 30S ribosomal protein S20 — protein MANHSSAKKAIRQTVKKTLINKNRSSRIKTYLKKVLEEVTSGSKESARLALIVAQSEIMKGVTKNIIKLNTASRKISRLSQKIKNMN, from the coding sequence ATGGCTAATCATTCATCAGCAAAAAAGGCAATAAGACAAACAGTCAAAAAAACTTTAATAAATAAGAATAGATCGAGTAGAATTAAAACATATTTAAAAAAAGTTTTGGAAGAAGTTACTAGTGGTTCAAAAGAATCAGCCAGATTAGCTTTGATTGTTGCACAATCTGAAATAATGAAAGGTGTAACAAAAAATATTATCAAATTAAATACAGCCTCACGTAAGATCAGTAGATTATCTCAGAAAATTAAAAACATGAATTAG
- the rpsE gene encoding 30S ribosomal protein S5, which yields MAKAKKNMGEALTETLVDVNRVTKVVKGGRKFSFSACIVAGDKAGKVGYGHGKAKEVTEARAKATQEARKDMIRVPLYQSRTIHHDVIGKSGAAKVILRRAKAGTGVIAGGAMRAIFDSLGVHDIVAKSLGSSNVYAMIAATFDALSQLSSPKNIAERRGKNINEISTQSIKGQQEVISE from the coding sequence ATGGCTAAAGCTAAAAAAAATATGGGTGAAGCATTAACCGAAACTTTGGTGGATGTAAACAGAGTTACTAAAGTAGTAAAAGGTGGCAGAAAATTCTCTTTTTCTGCTTGTATTGTGGCGGGTGATAAAGCTGGTAAGGTTGGCTATGGTCATGGTAAAGCGAAAGAGGTAACAGAAGCTAGAGCTAAGGCTACCCAAGAAGCAAGGAAAGATATGATTAGAGTCCCTCTTTATCAGAGTAGGACCATTCACCATGACGTTATTGGTAAAAGCGGAGCAGCAAAAGTCATTTTGAGAAGAGCTAAGGCGGGTACTGGGGTTATTGCTGGTGGTGCTATGAGGGCTATTTTTGATTCTTTAGGAGTTCATGATATTGTGGCTAAATCTTTAGGTTCTAGTAATGTATATGCAATGATTGCTGCGACTTTTGATGCGTTATCTCAGCTTTCTTCTCCAAAGAATATTGCTGAAAGGAGAGGAAAGAACATAAATGAGATATCGACTCAATCTATAAAAGGGCAACAAGAAGTAATATCAGAATAA
- the rpsQ gene encoding 30S ribosomal protein S17, whose translation MPRRVLQGVVVSSKTDKTITVKVERRFKHPMYKKIVKVSKKYAAHDPENTYKDGDKVSIVESRPISKTKSWVVLGNMKVSIQ comes from the coding sequence ATGCCGAGAAGAGTGTTACAGGGCGTTGTTGTAAGTTCAAAAACTGATAAGACTATTACAGTTAAAGTAGAACGTAGGTTTAAGCACCCTATGTATAAAAAAATTGTGAAAGTTTCTAAAAAATACGCCGCTCATGATCCAGAGAATACATATAAAGATGGTGATAAGGTTAGTATAGTTGAAAGTCGTCCTATATCTAAGACTAAGTCGTGGGTAGTATTAGGGAATATGAAGGTATCGATTCAATGA
- a CDS encoding DNA-directed RNA polymerase subunit alpha produces the protein MLSLNKNWNSLIKPSKIVYDSPDKNTNIVKIVVEPLERGFGLTLGNAMRRILLSSLQGAAITSIKIPGVVHEFSAITGVKEDLVDVVLNLKSVVIKMHSSERKVVRLSATGPCVVTAGMIGTGHDVEILTPNHVICTLAKGAQLEMELVCEVGKGYVSAVSNVESESAIGVIPIDALFSPVRKVTYKVDNTRVGQVTDYDKLVMTVETNGSLSPEMSIALAARILQDQLQLFITFEDQVEDKQDKLEELSFNPALLKKVEELELSVRSQNCLKNDNIIYIGDLVIKTEGEMLRTQNFGRKSLNEIKDILASFGLKFGMDVAGWPPENIQDLSKRYEDPY, from the coding sequence ATGTTATCATTAAATAAAAACTGGAACTCGTTGATCAAGCCTTCTAAGATAGTTTATGACAGTCCTGATAAAAATACTAATATAGTAAAAATTGTAGTTGAACCTTTAGAGAGGGGCTTTGGTTTAACGTTGGGTAATGCTATGAGGAGAATTCTACTTTCATCTCTTCAGGGTGCTGCTATAACCTCGATAAAGATACCAGGGGTAGTGCATGAATTTTCTGCTATAACTGGTGTTAAGGAAGATTTAGTTGATGTAGTTTTAAATCTTAAGTCTGTAGTCATTAAGATGCATTCTTCAGAAAGAAAGGTTGTAAGATTGAGTGCTACTGGTCCTTGCGTTGTAACTGCCGGTATGATTGGCACAGGTCATGACGTGGAGATACTAACTCCTAATCATGTAATTTGTACCTTGGCAAAAGGAGCGCAGCTTGAAATGGAATTAGTGTGTGAGGTAGGAAAAGGTTATGTTTCTGCGGTGAGTAATGTTGAGTCGGAATCAGCTATTGGAGTAATCCCAATAGACGCATTATTCAGTCCTGTAAGGAAGGTTACCTATAAAGTTGATAATACACGTGTTGGTCAGGTTACAGATTATGACAAATTAGTTATGACTGTTGAAACTAATGGTAGTCTCTCACCTGAGATGTCTATAGCACTTGCTGCTAGGATATTGCAAGATCAGTTACAATTATTTATTACATTTGAAGATCAAGTAGAAGATAAGCAGGATAAATTGGAAGAATTATCATTTAATCCGGCATTATTGAAGAAGGTTGAGGAATTAGAGCTATCTGTTAGGTCTCAAAATTGTTTGAAAAATGATAATATAATTTATATAGGAGATCTTGTCATCAAGACAGAAGGGGAAATGCTGAGAACTCAGAATTTTGGTAGAAAATCTCTTAATGAGATTAAGGATATATTAGCCAGTTTTGGCTTGAAATTTGGTATGGACGTAGCAGGGTGGCCTCCTGAGAATATTCAGGATCTATCTAAGCGTTACGAAGATCCATATTAA
- the secY gene encoding preprotein translocase subunit SecY: MSLNSTQKSNKDLANRVIFTILVLIVCRFGSFIPIAGIDSVALSSVAEQNQSGILGMFNMLSGGSLGRMSIFALAIMPYITASIIIQLMSIAYKPLENLKKEGEIGKRKINQLSRYLTVLLASFQAYGVAISLEHVVTNVGPVVIIPGIFFKVTTVITLVVGTMFLMWLGEQITGRGIGNGSSLIIFIGIVSGVPSAIISMFELSRNGGLSPIVVMAICLGVILIIAMIIFFEKAQRKVLVQYPKRQVGNKIYGGDSTHMPLKLNTSGVIPPIFASSILLFPVTIANFSGNNSEIMSLLTFHLGHGKPLYILLYVALIMFFSFFYTAIVFNSEETANNLRKYGAYIPGKRPGKNTSEYFDYLLTRLTVIGGIYLSFICVVPEMLMNKYAVSFALGGTSFLIVVNVVLDTFAQIQTHLFSSRYEGLIKKMKLKN, encoded by the coding sequence ATGAGCTTAAATTCCACACAAAAATCTAATAAAGACCTAGCTAATAGAGTTATTTTTACTATCCTAGTTCTTATAGTATGTAGATTTGGTTCATTTATCCCTATAGCGGGCATTGATTCGGTTGCGTTAAGCAGTGTAGCTGAACAAAATCAGTCTGGTATACTTGGTATGTTTAACATGTTATCTGGAGGGTCTCTAGGTAGGATGTCTATTTTTGCTTTAGCAATTATGCCATACATAACTGCATCAATTATTATTCAATTGATGTCAATAGCCTATAAACCCTTAGAAAATTTAAAAAAAGAAGGTGAGATTGGTAAAAGAAAAATCAATCAATTATCTAGGTATTTAACTGTTTTATTAGCTTCTTTTCAGGCGTATGGTGTTGCAATAAGTTTGGAACATGTTGTAACTAATGTAGGGCCTGTAGTGATTATACCTGGGATTTTTTTCAAGGTTACTACAGTTATCACTTTAGTTGTAGGTACTATGTTCTTGATGTGGCTTGGTGAGCAGATCACTGGTAGAGGTATTGGCAATGGTTCCTCATTGATTATATTTATAGGTATAGTATCTGGAGTACCAAGTGCTATTATAAGTATGTTTGAGTTATCAAGAAATGGAGGTTTGTCTCCCATAGTGGTGATGGCTATTTGTTTAGGAGTTATTTTAATTATAGCCATGATAATTTTCTTTGAGAAAGCACAAAGGAAAGTTTTGGTGCAATACCCAAAGAGGCAGGTTGGTAATAAAATTTATGGTGGTGATTCAACTCATATGCCCCTTAAACTCAATACTTCTGGGGTAATACCACCAATATTTGCTAGTTCAATTTTATTGTTTCCTGTAACAATAGCTAATTTTTCTGGCAATAATTCGGAAATTATGAGTTTATTAACTTTCCATTTAGGGCATGGAAAACCTCTGTATATTTTGTTGTATGTTGCGTTAATAATGTTTTTCAGCTTTTTTTATACAGCAATAGTCTTTAATTCAGAAGAAACAGCAAATAACTTAAGAAAATATGGGGCATATATTCCTGGAAAAAGACCTGGTAAAAATACCTCGGAATATTTTGATTATTTGTTAACTAGATTAACTGTCATAGGTGGTATATATCTTAGTTTTATATGTGTAGTTCCTGAAATGTTAATGAATAAATATGCCGTATCTTTTGCTCTAGGGGGAACAAGTTTTTTAATTGTTGTCAATGTTGTTCTAGATACATTTGCACAAATTCAAACTCATTTATTTAGTAGTAGATATGAGGGGCTAATAAAAAAAATGAAGTTAAAAAACTAG
- the rpsK gene encoding 30S ribosomal protein S11 yields the protein MSQTNTKIKKKRKNITLGVVHIKTTFNNTIVTFTDVQGNAIAFSTAGTHGFKGARKATPYAAQITVDKASEAAKEHGLKTVSIRVQGAGVQRESAMRAVFSQNFIVTSILDVSAVAHNGVRAPKRRRV from the coding sequence ATGAGTCAGACTAATACTAAGATCAAGAAAAAAAGAAAAAATATAACTCTTGGTGTTGTTCATATAAAAACAACTTTTAATAATACTATTGTTACTTTTACAGACGTGCAAGGTAATGCTATAGCGTTCTCAACAGCCGGTACACATGGTTTTAAGGGGGCTAGAAAAGCTACTCCTTATGCTGCTCAAATAACTGTTGATAAAGCTTCAGAAGCAGCAAAAGAGCATGGTCTTAAAACTGTTTCAATTAGAGTGCAAGGGGCAGGGGTACAAAGGGAATCGGCTATGCGTGCAGTGTTTAGTCAAAATTTTATCGTTACATCAATTTTGGATGTTTCAGCTGTTGCCCATAACGGTGTTAGGGCACCAAAGAGAAGAAGAGTATAG